The following coding sequences lie in one Miscanthus floridulus cultivar M001 chromosome 9, ASM1932011v1, whole genome shotgun sequence genomic window:
- the LOC136481032 gene encoding uncharacterized protein — MARILHRALLVVAAMSIALACLVASSPAPAPPPPTLPVPKHPRPRQLRGKFGIFITINIHFKRDYKVSCKEKGGPDCYVGCPKECPYKCIASCTHCRSFCMCDFFPGTSCGDPRFTGGDGNTFYFHGHKDQSFCILSDAGLHINAHFIGNHNPELRRDFTWVQALGITFGGGHRLYIGARKAVRWDEDEDHVVVALDGEPVDVAAVRDARWLSRTLPGLSVTRTDAAVNSVLVQLDGVLAISANAVPVTDEDDRVHKYDRTDRDSLVHLDLGFRFHNLTVDVDGVLGQTYGPRYVSRLDIGAKMPVMGGAHKYLSSGLFSTDCAVSKFQHGGGGVTAFVS, encoded by the exons ATGGCGAGGATTCTACATCGGGCGCTGCTAGTGGTGGCGGCGATGTCGATTGCGCTGGCTTGCCTCGTGGCCTCATCGCCGgcaccagcgccgccgccgccgacgctgcCGGTGCCCAAGCATCCCAGGCCTCGTCAGCTACGTGGGAAATTTGGCATATTCATCACCATCAACATCCATTTTAAGCGCGACTACAAGGTCTCGTGCAAAGAGAAAGGCGGCCCGGACTGCTACGTCGGCTGCCCCAAGGAATGCCCTTACAAATGCATCGCCTCCTGCACCCACTGCCGCAGCTTTTGCA TGTGTGACTTCTTCCCCGGCACCTCATGCGGCGACCCGCGCTTCACCGGCGGTGACGGCAACACCTTCTACTTCCACGGCCACAAGGACCAGAGCTTCTGCATCCTCTCCGACGCCGGCCTCCACATCAACGCGCACTTCATCGGCAACCACAACCCGGAGCTGAGGCGCGACTTCACGTGGGTGCAGGCGCTGGGCATCACGTTCGGCGGCGGCCACCGCCTCTACATCGGCGCCCGGAAGGCCGTGCGgtgggacgaggacgaggaccacGTCGTGGTCGCCCTGGACGGCGAGCCCGTCGACGTCGCCGCGGTCAGGGACGCACGCTGGCTGTCCAGGACCCTACCGGGGCTGTCGGTCACGCGCACCGACGCCGCCGTCAACAGCGTCCTCGTCCAGCTCGATGGCGTGTTGGCCATCTCGGCCAACGCCGTGCCCGTCACCGACGAGGACGACAGGGTGCACAAGTACGACAGGACCGACAGGGACAGCCTGGTGCACCTCGACCTCGGTTTCCGGTTCCATAACCTCACCGTGGACGTCGACGGCGTGCTCGGGCAGACCTACGGCCCCAGATACGTGAGCAGGCTGGACATCGGCGCCAAGATGCCAGTCATGGGCGGCGCGCACAAGTACCTCTCGTCGGGC